GTTGgaaggttaaaaaaataaataattgaagcaCAACGAAAGTACCTATGGAGACTTGGACAAAGTAATAAGAATAGAGGAAAATCTTGCAAGCCACTTGACatgtttttttgggttaattaactaaataattcttataaatatttagaattttatttatagatcactttacaaaataaaatcgtattttttagtctttataaaaaaatttgtcaatatttcttaatttctgtaaaattttccatcatcatttttaagttctataaaataaaatttgtctatatttttgatccctaaaaacctaaaaaaaatgtttgaggtaCTAAAAAGTGTGTTATTAATGCTCATAACTAAATTTTGTATATGCACAATACGGTAAACAACACTGGATTGGGTGTATGTTTTACGCTAGGGATAAGCAAAAATAcacataaaattgattttaatatgtttgagtgatgttgattgaaattgatttgTGTAACATCCGAGGCTGATGAGGATGGGGAGTGATCGTCGATGCACAAGGCATGATAATATGCGGCTCCTCGCAGCTTCTAGGCAATCGAATCACATCTGAATGAGAGGGATTCTGATACCGTGCAGGTATGAGACTGTTGAAAGAatgcttataagaattgtttggtactacatACACCACTTTTTTTCGGTAGCCCAAACCATAAGAACTTCACAGTTAaacgtgcttgacttggagcaattttgagATGAGTGACCTTCTGAGAAGTTTTCAGAAACCATACGACGTAATTTTTACACTCACATTTACTATTAGATTTACTTTTACATGAATATATCCAGATATAAACTACTTACATTTTACTCGtatttatttgaaatcaaattttcaaaattaattaattcaagaTCAATTTTTATCACTACATAAACAAACACGCTAAAACACAAACATGAGATTGACACCaattttataacttttattctactttttttttcccttcacaTTATTATGGTTAGAGAGTCACCTTTCTCAGCATTTTGGTTAAGATCAAGTGTAGTATCTGTTCTTATCAGTTTAATATCTGATATGTGGCCCAATAGTCCACACGATATTAAATTGCTTTTTTTAGGGAGAGAGTCCGCCTAGTAGTTTGCTACTTGGGTTCTCAAATGTCGCCTTTGCGTTGCACTATTGTATGGGCTGGCGcatcccacaaaaaaaaaaagaagaaaaaatattatggtTAGAGAAACgtagaataatttatttttttctcttgagAGGAAACGtagaagatttttatttttttattttattttattttattttatgataaatatgcatatattcgGTCTAAGCAATTAgtcaacaatatataaatagtgAATGGGAATTGGTTTAACAATAAGTCACAATATAGATAGAGAGAATTGTGATTAAGTGAATTGTTGAATAATTCACCacaataattttcttttgttaaagattcacaacaataatgatacatagatattttaattttttccaacACTCATttaacactttatttttttttctccatatCTCTTTTCTATTAACAATAATATATCATGTTTATTACATGACTatctttatttctttatttcttaCTCTCTCGTGATATACGAAGTATTTAGGTGTGCACCAGACATTTTAAATTCTACTCCCCTAAAAAACATAGAGTAAATAGGTAATTATCCCTTTGAagttgtaagtttcatcaattatccccttgaaattaacaaaacttcaattaccctctgaaatttcacaacgttaatcaatttaccccatccGTCAATTTTTTCTGTTAgcgaacatgacgttttgcaaataccccccctgaagttttgcacttatgtgcaaaatgcccccaaacttaaaaatttatattatttttttcttaaagacaaacaattaacgattaaatattaaaactaactattaattttggagtttggaaaaactacatgcatatatacatcaaaatagggaaaaatgtgtatttttaaagtgacaataatggttatttctaatagacaaattattatttttaggggtttatagacaaattaataatcagttttaaatttatattttctccttcaccatttagtcttttaactcctccaattccttcaacaatttgctcaaaccatttaaactacacaacccccaatattttcatatgattttttctTGTTTACACACTTTATAGAAAACTTCATTCTAACTTCTTGTTTGTGCTTCAGGCAGGGACAATCATTCATCGTATACAATCTATCTCACACCACAATACTATCAGACCGACATATCATATATAGCatattaagtaatattcatgtaaaaaagaCACAAGTCATCAGCAAATGAAATATGTGATCGGTATGTATAGAGGAACACTTATTGAGAAATGTCAAACACTTAGACATATATTTCTTTACCTTTgaaattaatccacaaatcatctcattattgtcactttaaaaaaacatattttccccattttgaagcctattttgatgtatatatgcatgtagttttcccaaatttcaaaattaatagttagttttaatatttaactattaattgtttgtttttaagaaaaaaataatataaatttttaagtttggaggGCATCTTGCagataagtgcaaaacttcagggggtatttgtaaaacgtcatgttcactaacagaaaaatttgacggagggcgtaaattgattaacgttgtgaaatttcagggggtaattgaaattttgttaatttcagaaggataattgacgaaacttacaatttcgaagggtaattacatatttactcaaaaaaaacatatttccaaTTCTCAATTTGCTGCTTTATTATATTCACCATCAATCAAACTCTTTGAATTTTAGTCATGGGTAGGTCTATCTGGAAAGTTACGCTGACTTTCCTCACCtgcataaattaataaataataagacactatgaagcacggataccgGACATGACACGGATACTGACACGCCGACataactaataatttgaaaaaagatcacataattcagtgtaattacaagtgtagGTATCAGACTCGATATGTGTCTGATActgggacacgcctaatccgaggagtgtccgtgcttcgtAGACAAGACATAACATGTATACCTAGTCAATTACTTGCACCATTAACATACAtaaacaaacacatatataaGTATTCAATTACTTACCTCATTAGCATACATAAACAAACACATTTCACAAATTTCTAAAACCATCTAGCTATCATTTCCAAAAAATGGCGTCTTCCTCTACCCTTTACATAATTGccattctttttcttcaacttaTATTAGCCTTTGGAAACGTTTCTCCAAGTTCAAGACTCTCCACcactaacaacaacaacaatccatGGCTATCACCTTCTGGTGAATTCGCTTTCGGATTTCGGAATACCACAACAAACTTTTTCATGCTTGCAATATGGTACAACAACATACATGATCAAACCATTGTTTGGAGCGCCAAAGACATGAACAACAGCAACAACCTCGTACTAGCACCAACAGGATCACAGGTTCAGCTAACATCAGGTGGACTCACGTTGACAAATCCACAAAATGAATCCATTTGGACAGCACAACCAAACGATATTGTTTCCTATGGAACCATGCTTGATAATGGAAACTTTGTTCTTGTAAACAACAAATCTGCTATTGTTTGGGAAAGTTTTAAGTTTCCTACTGATACCCTTTTGCCTAATCAATCACTTGAGTTAGGTGCCACCTTAACTTCAAGATTCTCAGAGACCAATTTCACAAGTGGAAGGTTCCAACTTTATTTTAATGATGATGATCATAATCTAATGTTAAGTCCACTTGCATGGCCTACTCAATTTCGTTACAATTTTTACTATAGAATTGAAGTTAATAATAACTCTGCATCTTCAAGTTTAGTTTTTGATGAATCAGGAGATATTTATgtggaaacaaataaaaatggtaCTACTAGAATCAAACCTCAGGGTACACAATGGAAAAATTTAGATCTTGATCCTAAGTTGTATTATTATAGAGCAATACTTGATTATTATGGAGTTTTGACACAATATTCTCATCCAAGGGACACTAAAGCAAAACAAGGATGGACGATTATGAGGTATGTTCCTGATAACATTTGCATTGCAATATTCAATGAAATGGGTAGTGGAACTTGTGGCTATAATAGCTATTGTTCCATGGAAAATCAGAGACCTACTTGTAAATGTCCTTATGGTTATTCGTTGATAGATCCAAGTAATCAATTTGGCGGGTGTCAACTCAATTTCACACTTGGTTGTGGAGCTGATAATGGTGAAGGATTGAATGTGAAGCCAGAAGATTTGTATGAGTTTACTGTTCTTACAAATGTGAATTGGCCATTATCAGATTATGAACGGATGCAGCCTTATTCTCAACATGACTGTCAACAATCTTGTTTGCATGATTGTATGTGTTCTGTTGTTGTCTTCAGTAACCAAAATTGCTGGAAGAAAAGATCGCCTCTAGCTAATGGAAGAGAAGAAAGTGGTGGTAATTTAGTACTTATAAAAACAAGAGTTTCTCCTCTTGGTAAAATAGGTGCTAGTCCTTCCACTAATTTGAAGAAAGACAACCAAGTTAACCCGATTCTTCGAGGTCTACTAATTGGTTCAGCTGTCTTCAATAGCATACTCTTGGCTGCAGTTGTTTTGGTGACTTTGTTGAAGCCGAAAAGGGTTGTCGTAGGCACAACTCTCTTGGAAACAAATTTATGTTCGTTTAGTTATGACGCGTTAAAAGAAGCTACATGGGGTTTTATTGAAGAACTAGGTAGAGGTTCCTTTGGAATTGTTTTCAAAGGTGAATTGAAAGCAGCAACGTCTTGTAATGTTGTTGCTGTTAAGAGATTGGATCGGTTAGCCCAAGATCGTGAGAAGGAATTTAAGACTGAGTTGAGAGCCATTGGTAAAACCTGCCACAAAAACTTGGTCAAGTTGATTGGATACTGTGATGAGGGAATGCATAGAATGTTGGTATATGAGTTCATGAACAATGGCAGCCTTGCAAACATCTTGTTTGGACAAACAAAACCCACTTGGAATCAAAGGATTGGATTTGCTTTGGGGATTGCAAGAGGGTTGGTGTATTTACATGAAGAGTGTGACACTCCCATCATTCATTGTGACATAAAGCCTCAAAATATACTCATAGATGAGTACTTCACAGCAAAGATTTCTGACTTCGGATTGGCTAAATTGTTGTTGGCCGATCAAAGTAGAACAAAAACCATGATCCGAGGAACGCGAGGATATGTAGCTCCTGAATGGTTCAAGAATGTTCCAGTGACGGCTAAAGTGGATGTTTACAGCTTTGGTGCCATGTTGTTGGAAATTGTTTGCTGCAGAAAAAGTGTGGTGCTGATGGAGTCAGGGGAGGAAGAAAAAGCAATTTTGACAGATTGGGCCTGTGATTGTTATATGGAAGGGAGAATAGATGCTTTGGTGGAGAATGATCAAGAGGCCTTGGATGACATTGACAGGTTAGAAAAGTGGATAAAGATAGCAATTTGGTGCATTCAAGAACATCCTGAAATGAGGCCAACAATGAGGATGGTCATGCAAATGCTAGAAGGTGTGGTTCAAGTCCCTAACCCACCATCGCCTTTTTCCTTCAGTTTGATTCCTTGACTTCCAGGCAAAACTATCGAGCGTGCGAGAAGGTTGATCTCATATTTGTTCTAAATACCAACATCGACACTTTTATACAATCATACAATGTTTATGATTATTATCTGCTATAATGAAATACAAATTTATATGTTCTTTCTTGATGTCTTCGAGACCATGCAGATTCAGCAATCTTTATGGATACTaatcaaattaagtaattatcagtaataaaaattattctaCAAACAGCCATACCACAACCCTCTCAACCAAATTGCATGAGTAATACAAGATAATCTATGTAATACACCTCTAAAGTTTCAGTAATTTTGTATTTCCTATGCTATAGTACTATTACGTTCATGGACAACCAATATGCCACAGCATTTAGGAAATGAGCGAAGTTTGTCACTGAGGAGAGATCTTTCCAACCTTATGAACCCATCTCTCAAGCCTAAGTTGCTTCAAAGCAGGCCCACAGTCAGGTTTACGTTTATGTGGGAATTGCCATTTCCCTGTAATCTCCATGACATTTGACTGTTGAAAATTGGTTGCTTCTGTCAGTGCCTTTCTTTTTGCAACACCATTTTCTTTCGCATGCCAATGGAACTGTTCCTATACTTGTTGAAGACTACAATAATGTATTTTCTGGTTTCTTCCAAGAATTTTCTTCGTCGTTGTAACAAAAccatcattttatttatttcttgtaCAAGTTGAACTTATTTCCAACAAACTTTTAGCAAAACTTGTGCTAATATCAGAGGCCTCTCAGCTTGGATTTCAGTTTTTGATATTGATCCTCTAGTATCATGCTATTGTACCAGCTTTGTAGGTCTCCTTGCACTTGTATCAGTATCAGTGTCCAATGATGTTAAGCGTGCTTCTTCATTACACACAGGACTTCCATGATTGCAATTCACTATCTTCTTATACTTGGTTGAATCATGAGTATGACGAAGTGCCTTATCTTGCATGCATGGCTGCAAAATCTTTTCCGGATTTAAAATATTGTCAATAGTTAAAATTTTCTTCATTCCAGCACTACCATCACCCTGCCATTGTCCACCACAGAAAAACAGTGAGCTCAAATTACTTCGGAACACATTCATGTATTTTTGAGTCATATATTAATCAAACTTTCTTCCGTTGAACTTTGGCGAAGAAAACAGTATCCATTCATGTCATTACTTAACTGAATGATCTATTTTTAGGTGCAAATGAGAGCATAAATGTTCACCTTTGAAGTTTGCCAAAGTAAACAATATCCATTCATAACTAACTAATGACCTACTTCAAGGTGCAATTGAGCATAAATGTTAATTGCCATATTACTAAGATGCATAATCAAAATTTAGGAACATTGATCATTATCCAATTCGCATTACTAATCAATTAATTCCATAACAGAGATTTTACAAGGGAAATCAGGAATTTTCACTTTACCTCCATGTTTTTATCAAAAGTGCTATTGTGTTGAACACAAACTTTCGGTTGCACATTCTCGGACCGGCCTTCATCTTTATTTAAGACTTCAAAATCAAGCCTCTCATCCACACACTTGTTCCCTTCAGAAACTTCTTCACTACTTACAAGACTACATGTATCAAATGTTGAAGACTCATACATGTAGCTTGACAACCAGTTTCTGATATCTGGAGGCTCTTAATTTAATAGACCAAAAAACACAATACCATAACTACTAGCTAGTTGAGATAATTGATAATTTCACATTTTGCAAAGAACTGGAGAGAATCCTTCACGGCAGCCAAATTTTGGatatttttagcaaaaaaaaattctaatagaAGCATGAAAAGTAAAAACCATAGAATTGTGGGCATGAGCTGCAAGAATCCAGATTCTGTTAGGAAAATTCAGACTTGATCATTTCATTTTAAGTTCCTTTGACTCATCTATATCCCTTAAATGTCCaccttcaaaattttaaataccATCTTTGCATAACATATTACATCATGGTGCagatttttaatttctatgaaAAAGACAGCCGGTAGCAATTCATTGAACATTGACACGACAAGAACTTAAACACAGAACATCTCAATGGCTAGCAATCCATTGTCTTCAAATGAATAGGATTCAATGCTCTCAAGACACACTAGTGTCATATTTGACAAGGTAGTATACTGTCACATAGTTTACTTGTTCCGTACTTCACACAGAACAAAATGATCAAGCATTCACGCAGCTTAAATAATCATACTAATCTGCATAGTTTATGGCATAAAACACAAATAAGTAACACCTAATACACAAAGTAACTGAAAATAACAAACCAAAACTAAGCCTTTATCACATCATATATATGTGTAGTAAGTCCATGAGGTGTGAAATGACCATTAGTTAGAACTGGTGGTAGACTGATTGAAAAAAAGTTACACAGGGTTTTATTGAAGAACTAGGTAGAGGTTCATTTGGAATTGTTTACAAAGGTGAATCGAAAGAGCAACATCTTGTAATGTCATTGCTGTTAAGAGAATGGATCGGTAAAACCGGCCACAATCACTATTAGCtagttgaaattgaaataattcaatattttacattttataaaGAATTGTAGAGAAGTCTTCTTGGCAGCCAAGTTATAGATACTGTCAGCAAAACAAATTATGAAAGAAGCCTGGAAAGTACAAACCAGAGAATTGTCAGCATGAGCTGCAAGAATCCAGATTCTGTAAGGAAAATTACAAGCAAcaaaaaatcagaaataaaaattataaaatctctaTTTTTCTCTATAACCGAAGTAATtatttagaaaaacaaattaaatttaagaatTCTTCAACTTATAGCTGAAACATTTTTGTGCTTCCCTTAAAATTTACTAGTACAGTTTCATCTCCTGCATGCTCTGTAATTTGGAtgttaagtttttcattttttaatttcacatttaaaatcatttttgttttttatatgaaCTTACTCGGGTTCAATTCCCCTCAAAATCTTCTTCATGCACCTTGTGTTTCATGAGTGACAACATTTTGATCTATGAAGCACCGACGCATACACGAACATCGgacaatttgaaaaaaaatgatataaatcaaatgtaatcacatgtgtcggaCACCGGACACGCATCAATCAAAAGTTTCGATGCTAACTTGAGTAGGATAAGTTAAATACTTCTATTATATACAATCTCTGCAAGTAACAAAcaatctatttatataaaaattactaTCAGAAGTATATTCcctatatatttttacaaaatttataaaatatttaaagaaaaacCATGAGATTTTCATTTGCAATATCTTACAAGTTTCACATCCACTGCTAAAGTCTCAGAATTTTCAGAACTGAACTATCATATTTGATGAAGATAATGCGAAAATTTTCATATGgacttttgatgaagataatgGCTAACCATACACAGATgaatggaaatataaatgattacTAGTGAGGATAGAAAAGTAATTGTATAAAAATAACCTCTATTCTTGCATTTTGTGTGCTGTTTGTTTTGTAGCAGTTAGTATTTTGTTTTGCTATACTATTTTTGAGAAGTTATGCAAGGGTGGGATATGTAGAAGAACATTGACATGATTGGTTTGTGATTCTTTGTTAATTGTTTGCAGGAATCATCTAGTACATACGAGCTTACAGAGGTAAGCTCGGGAGGCAAACTTGGAAGGcacaatcttcatcttcatatcaaaCAACTAGGTTCGGACACAGTGACAGacagtttttctttcttttgcacACCAATACAAGAGTGGATTTAGGCCAATTTTGGATTAGTTTCTAACGAATCATAAGAGCTTCTCAATTCAAATAAGTATCGAAGAACTAAAGAAGTCCTTACAATGTATATATCAATGAAAAGAGTTTATGAAACAATTCATATGCTGAAACTTAAATAATCAgttattccattttttttttttttaaatagccAATGTTAATATTGTTTGTAATTGTTAgcacctatgaagcacggactcCGACAGAGACACTGCTAATgtaaaaaaacagaaacacaTACACCGctacttatatattaatttatatataaaagatctaaattgagaatcaaaatacatacatatgCATCTAACCGGAGccatttatttcattaaaaaaagttataacaatATACATTAATATTATGTGTCAATAATGGAAAACTCAACTGCTAATTCAACTTCAAACTCAAGCTCAAACTCAAAACCACGTTCTAAAACAGCAAACTCGTACTCAAAACCTACACAAATAAAACCTTCATCCTTAGGGATTTAggttagaatatataaaataaaacctacacaaatataaattaccTTTACCATCCATCCGAGAACTTGTCAAGTTTGTTTCTTGATCTTCCTCACcccattttcaataaaattggaGATGATTAAGCTACCATACCACGAAGTCAATTGTTTTCCATTCATTGTAAAGTTAATTATATCCATGTAGAACCTATCTTCTTTACCTTCTTCCCAGCCACGGACGTGATCTTCACCTCACACTTGACCATCTCTGTATAAAACCCTACAGGTGCTGCCGGTATGAAGGTCTCAAACACCAAATCAATCCCTCTGAGCACGCCTGTGCTCCTCTCTTTCACCGAAACAGGTTTACAAGTAGAAGGATGAAACAAGCTCCCCAcacactttctttttatttcgaCAACCACAAAACTAAACCTCATATTTTGTTTCAAGTATTCCTCACAGCCTGCTCTCTTTAAATGAAAGAATTTCTTTCTATCTCCCAAGTGGGCCCAAGGATATTCTGTTGTGTCTACTTGTTCCATTGTAAGATCTCTATAAAAAGGTTCTCCTCCTTGTCCATGTAAAAATACATCAATGCGTACATGAAAGTTGTAACCAGacgaggaggaggaggaggatgaTGTTCATCAATGGGAGGGGGGAACGCTTGACAGAAGAAGGAACGGTAACTACCGGGGAATCTGGAGATGATTCGGCAAGGGTACCCATCTTTGTAAAGCAAGGAAGGCCAAGTGGAGATGCAAATCTTACGCATTAGATCTTCTTTGATTATGATCAAGTGGCGAAAGGATGTGGAATGGAACGATGTCTTCATCTAAATAAtccatgatgatgattatggcTGAATTCAACCACTGCTACTAGGTTTGTTGTGTTCAAGCTGCGGCTAGGTTTTGACGTAAAGACATAAGATTGGATCTAAGGTAGTACTCAACAACACATTACCTGCGAAATTGTTGTGTACTTTCCTGTTGTTGCAGATCTTGGTTGGTTTTAACATTTAACATTCAAGACAAGATAcgaaattttgttttatatcCTTATAGATACGTACTTTCACCTTacaaatcattattaatttcaattttgaccTTTTTGCTTTTTACTAATATTTTAAATAGTAAActtatatgtaatattttttttttttggtcaagaactTATATGTAATTTTATATGTCCATCCAAATCTTTTgctttattaataataaatgtttgTGGTTATCaaagtattttttcttttcttttctaaaaaaaaaaaagtattttttctttctttaggaATAGGAATCAaagtatttttctttctctccttacaatttttttttttcaattaagaaatataagtcatttacttgtaacattgtatcatttcttgcaaaaaaaaatcaaaatttaaataaaccctaaatctaaaaaaatctctaaaactcaaaactacaacataaacatacaTACATTTAAGCAACACAAGTCATTTTCATGTAAACATTGTATGATTTCTTGCCATGTAAACATTGTatgatttctttcaaaaaaaatcaaaatttaaacaaaccctaaatctaaaaaaaaaaaaatctaatttaagagaaaaaaatctaatatataaacataaaaggttaatggtgtttgattatgaaaatttacttgttattggagtgttgtttgatttgaacttgaagGAATTTTAGATTTGGGTGACTTGAGAGatatttttgagattttagatgagAAATGAGGAAATGAGGTTCTGCCTATCTTTAAAACATCATGCAGCGTGAGTTAAGTAACGCAGCGCACCTTAACTCACACTGCATGACTTATGTTATGCAGATTTTAACACTTACATTACTTAACTAGCAGATGGTGTTTTCCGTATTTCAGTTGGGCGCAAGCAAAAtgtgttgggagaagagcataaTTCTAAGATATGTACTAGCTTAGAGGTGATTGGGATGGACCATAGCTCCAtctttttttatacaattattttggacttaagtgtatatatatactacttaataaaaatgagaggtttattataaaaaataaaaaaaataaaaaacaacgaaacttttctttctcttattgaaataattgttgaattgaattggTGAATTGCTGCATGTACTTGTTTCCATCATTGAGACTATTTGGAATCATTCTTTAGAGGCAATTTGTTCCTTTAAAAAAGATTTGAACAATGCAACAAATATGAGGAATTTCTAAGTTAAGTATTGAAAGGTTTTAGTCAAGTATTTAAAGgttaaaattattatatcttATAATGaaagaagttaaaaaaattatttgggcAGGGGAAATATGTGATTGTTCGCTATCATTGCATCTTATGAAGCACCGACTCTTCACTCTAGCACAAATATTGGACACCAAACAAACATTGACATGTCGAgaatgataaatatatatttattttattatgattaaaataaaatacgaaaaatcatttaagaaatatataaattaagagTGATGAAATATCTATCCCATTATTctattttcatcaaactcaCTTAAAAAATGTTTACGTGGACATTTAATGTAATTAAGTTGGTATGTCGAAACTCACCGCTCTCAAAAATATCAATAGTTGAGAGACCTTTAAACAAATCCTAATTGTTGGAAGACCTTTAAACATTAAACATGTCAATATCATCATTGTCAATTGAATTAGATTTTTAGGATAGGAgaaatcaattatatttctaTCATAACTTATGTTATATTGCGGTGAGAGTTGAGTAAGAATAACTTAACGTTATAAAAACCAATtatgtttaagaaaaataaaagtttaaggTTGATTGctctttttataattataatttttttgttctgttttattatAACTCAGACATAACTCAACAGTACGAAACATAACTTAAAAGACAACCCTCTCCCCAATATTTTAATAGGTGGTCATATATTCTTCAATTGTGTACAATTTGTTATGAATATAAGAAAAGgaagattatatatattatcgCGGCTATCCAATATTATACTGCAGTTGTTCATTGTCAATGCAACTTAGACTGAACAAATGGATCTTATGCACACTTGAGAAATGATGGCCAAAAAATCTTCCCACGACATAAGTTGCAAAGATTTGACCaattaatttaaacaaattaacTATATGCAACAGTAGAATAATGTGAACAAATTTGCATGGTATTAGAAAAAAGTTTAATTGAATAAAGTTTGTTAAACAATATATAAACAAGCTTCAATAATTTACTTTACTTTTcctaaataattaatgttaataAATGGTCTAATCAATTTAAGTTATTTCCACCGTCATCCAATACTCATATTAGTAAAAggaaatcaaatttcaactgtCATATGGCTTGATTTCAATAAGTTAAGCATCGGATGCATTtagttaaacaaattttaacaaGTTGCAAGTGATAAAAGTCTAAAAGGTACCATAGTGAGAGTGATATTGAACTAGAATCTGATATTTAAAAACAAACTAAGATCAAACTACACATATTTCATTTACAACACACTGGCATTTAATACTCTATGTCGTTGCAAATAATGATATCCATTACTCCTTTCCAAAAGTACACAATAAAAATGTTCAATGTTTGTGTGCACATACACAAatgtcaacaacaacaaaaccttACTATCATAACATTAGCATAACCATATAACTACATTACATATTTAATATCCTTAGTATTCGTGTACAACCTATGTACTTGTGTGAGAGAAACATTTCTCACTAGGAAAGGAAAGTTCACAAAAATTGGGACAACTATTTGATAATATGAAGCAAGCTTTCATTCATAATTAACCAATCATTAC
Above is a genomic segment from Medicago truncatula cultivar Jemalong A17 chromosome 5, MtrunA17r5.0-ANR, whole genome shotgun sequence containing:
- the LOC11436488 gene encoding G-type lectin S-receptor-like serine/threonine-protein kinase LECRK3; amino-acid sequence: MASSSTLYIIAILFLQLILAFGNVSPSSRLSTTNNNNNPWLSPSGEFAFGFRNTTTNFFMLAIWYNNIHDQTIVWSAKDMNNSNNLVLAPTGSQVQLTSGGLTLTNPQNESIWTAQPNDIVSYGTMLDNGNFVLVNNKSAIVWESFKFPTDTLLPNQSLELGATLTSRFSETNFTSGRFQLYFNDDDHNLMLSPLAWPTQFRYNFYYRIEVNNNSASSSLVFDESGDIYVETNKNGTTRIKPQGTQWKNLDLDPKLYYYRAILDYYGVLTQYSHPRDTKAKQGWTIMRYVPDNICIAIFNEMGSGTCGYNSYCSMENQRPTCKCPYGYSLIDPSNQFGGCQLNFTLGCGADNGEGLNVKPEDLYEFTVLTNVNWPLSDYERMQPYSQHDCQQSCLHDCMCSVVVFSNQNCWKKRSPLANGREESGGNLVLIKTRVSPLGKIGASPSTNLKKDNQVNPILRGLLIGSAVFNSILLAAVVLVTLLKPKRVVVGTTLLETNLCSFSYDALKEATWGFIEELGRGSFGIVFKGELKAATSCNVVAVKRLDRLAQDREKEFKTELRAIGKTCHKNLVKLIGYCDEGMHRMLVYEFMNNGSLANILFGQTKPTWNQRIGFALGIARGLVYLHEECDTPIIHCDIKPQNILIDEYFTAKISDFGLAKLLLADQSRTKTMIRGTRGYVAPEWFKNVPVTAKVDVYSFGAMLLEIVCCRKSVVLMESGEEEKAILTDWACDCYMEGRIDALVENDQEALDDIDRLEKWIKIAIWCIQEHPEMRPTMRMVMQMLEGVVQVPNPPSPFSFSLIP
- the LOC112421738 gene encoding uncharacterized protein, which encodes MKTSFHSTSFRHLIIIKEDLMRKICISTWPSLLYKDGYPCRIISRFPGSYRYNFHVRIDVFLHGQGGEPFYRDLTMEQVDTTEYPWAHLGDRKKFFHLKRAGCEEYLKQNMRFSFVVVEIKRKCVGSLFHPSTCKPVSVKERSTGVLRGIDLVFETFIPAAPVGFYTEMVKCEVKITSVAGKKVKKIGSTWI